A window of Chitinophagales bacterium contains these coding sequences:
- a CDS encoding DUF3467 domain-containing protein has protein sequence MSEQNAPHNQLNIEISEEIAEGSYANLAIITHSHAEFVIDFVNVMPGTPKSKVKSRIILTPQHAKRFMKALVENIERYESANGVIKDLEEISIPMNFGGPTAQA, from the coding sequence ATGTCTGAACAAAACGCCCCCCACAATCAGCTCAATATTGAGATATCCGAGGAGATCGCCGAAGGCAGTTATGCCAACCTGGCCATTATCACACATTCCCATGCTGAGTTTGTGATCGATTTCGTGAATGTGATGCCCGGAACGCCTAAAAGCAAAGTAAAATCCAGGATCATACTTACCCCGCAACACGCCAAACGTTTTATGAAAGCCCTGGTGGAAAATATCGAGCGCTATGAATCAGCCAACGGGGTAATCAAAGACCTCGAAGAGATTTCGATTCCAATGAATTTTGGCGGGCCTACGGCGCAAGCCTGA
- a CDS encoding SusD/RagB family nutrient-binding outer membrane lipoprotein, whose protein sequence is MKKITLFVLAAGLFAAGCKKVDFGDTNVNPNATTTPITAALLTNVLSQMANDVWDAGGISTVAGLYCQFGAETQYTDASRYAKPTFDLGGYYTGPLYDLQNIINTNESSPEAASKYGSNANQIAVARILKAYFFWKITDYWGDIPYTNALKGAGLDQTYDKQQDIYPALINELKAAVAQFDGGGAPQGDILFDGDIDQWKKFANSIRLLMALRMSKVNASLGQTEFNSALSAGVIAANADNAKLAFPGGNFNNPFYQYYNITQRRDLAVSATVTDWLVENADSRVNAFGSSAVGFEYGLTRDDAIAFANANTNWARMMSNTFRTATNPVTIISASQIMLARAEAAQRGWTSENAATLYQNGIQASWEEWGVYNATAFGNYMADADVALTSGTELAKIATQQWLAFFPNGSQGFANWRRTGYPVLAPAPGQANAIPRRFPHGTTEQQNNKTNWENGTAVYTVSGESDSQWGKVWWDN, encoded by the coding sequence ATGAAAAAAATAACCCTCTTTGTCCTGGCCGCTGGTCTTTTTGCTGCCGGTTGTAAGAAGGTGGATTTTGGTGACACCAACGTCAATCCCAATGCCACTACCACCCCTATTACCGCAGCCTTGTTGACCAACGTGCTTTCGCAAATGGCCAATGATGTTTGGGATGCGGGTGGAATTTCCACCGTGGCCGGACTTTACTGCCAGTTTGGTGCAGAAACCCAGTACACAGACGCTTCTCGTTATGCTAAACCTACGTTTGATCTGGGTGGGTATTATACAGGCCCCCTCTATGATCTTCAAAACATCATCAACACAAACGAGTCCAGCCCCGAAGCGGCCAGCAAGTATGGTTCCAATGCAAACCAGATCGCCGTGGCCCGTATCCTGAAGGCTTACTTCTTCTGGAAGATTACTGACTATTGGGGAGACATTCCTTATACCAACGCCCTTAAAGGCGCCGGTTTGGATCAGACCTATGATAAGCAACAGGATATCTATCCTGCCTTGATCAATGAGCTGAAAGCCGCCGTTGCCCAATTTGATGGTGGTGGTGCTCCTCAGGGTGATATCCTGTTTGATGGGGATATCGATCAGTGGAAAAAATTCGCTAACTCCATCCGCCTGCTGATGGCTCTCCGGATGTCGAAAGTGAATGCCTCTCTGGGACAAACGGAGTTCAACTCCGCCCTGTCTGCCGGTGTTATTGCAGCCAATGCTGATAACGCTAAACTGGCTTTCCCCGGTGGTAACTTCAACAACCCCTTTTACCAATACTACAACATCACCCAGCGTCGTGACCTTGCTGTTTCTGCTACAGTAACGGATTGGCTGGTGGAGAATGCTGACTCCCGCGTGAACGCTTTTGGCTCTTCTGCGGTAGGTTTTGAATACGGGCTTACCCGCGATGATGCTATTGCCTTCGCCAATGCCAACACCAATTGGGCTCGTATGATGAGCAATACATTTCGTACAGCGACCAATCCTGTAACCATTATCTCTGCTTCTCAGATCATGCTCGCTCGTGCAGAAGCTGCACAGCGTGGCTGGACCTCCGAAAATGCCGCTACCCTGTACCAAAATGGTATCCAGGCCAGCTGGGAAGAGTGGGGTGTTTACAATGCCACCGCCTTTGGTAACTACATGGCTGATGCCGATGTAGCCCTGACCTCCGGAACTGAATTGGCCAAGATCGCTACCCAGCAATGGCTGGCTTTCTTCCCCAATGGTTCACAAGGGTTTGCCAACTGGAGAAGGACAGGTTACCCTGTTCTGGCTCCCGCACCTGGCCAGGCTAACGCCATTCCCCGTCGTTTCCCGCACGGTACTACCGAGCAGCAGAACAACAAGACAAACTGGGAAAACGGAACCGCCGTATACACTGTATCCGGGGAGTCTGATTCTCAGTGGGGTAAAGTATGGTGGGATAATTAA